The following are from one region of the Gemmatimonadales bacterium genome:
- the purD gene encoding phosphoribosylamine--glycine ligase, with amino-acid sequence MRILVVGAGGREHALLWAIRRDAPQATLFCLPGNAGTAHLATNLPGTSSDVEKIAQAALDQRVDLVVVGPESPLAAGLVDRLAKAGIPAFGPTAAAARIESSKAFSKGLMLEHGIPTATARTFTDYDSAARYIGQHAEPLVVKASGLAAGKGAIVCRSRSEAQAAAGAMLRDRAFGAAGAEILVEEYLDGEELSVLALTDGEHFAVLPPAQDHKRLKDGDQGPNTGGMGAYSPVSIASEALLAKVADQVFEPTLAALRNMGAPYRGMLYAGLMIMKDGSIRVIEFNCRFGDPEAQAILPVLPGGVLPVLRLVAEGGWMPPGHTLGDARCAAVTTVLAAAGYPDSPQSGAPITVPAHLEADPDVHVFHAGTSTGSDGSLQVAGGRVLAVTATGPTVADAAEKSRAAAEAIGFEGKQFRRDIGWREISRRR; translated from the coding sequence GCCGGAGGCCGTGAGCACGCCCTGCTCTGGGCGATCCGGCGTGACGCCCCGCAGGCGACCCTGTTCTGCCTCCCGGGCAACGCGGGCACCGCCCACCTCGCCACCAACCTCCCCGGCACGTCCAGCGACGTCGAGAAGATCGCGCAGGCCGCCCTCGACCAGCGCGTCGACCTCGTCGTGGTCGGACCGGAGTCACCGCTCGCGGCCGGCCTGGTGGACCGCCTCGCCAAGGCCGGGATCCCGGCCTTCGGACCGACCGCCGCCGCCGCCCGGATCGAGTCGTCCAAGGCCTTCTCCAAGGGCCTGATGCTCGAACACGGCATTCCGACGGCCACCGCCCGCACCTTCACCGATTACGACTCCGCCGCCCGCTACATCGGCCAGCACGCCGAGCCTCTCGTCGTGAAGGCCTCCGGCCTCGCCGCCGGCAAGGGCGCCATCGTCTGCCGGTCCCGGAGCGAGGCCCAGGCCGCGGCAGGGGCGATGCTCAGGGACCGCGCCTTCGGGGCGGCCGGCGCCGAGATCCTCGTCGAGGAGTACCTCGACGGGGAGGAGCTGTCCGTGCTCGCCCTGACCGACGGGGAGCATTTCGCAGTGCTGCCGCCCGCCCAGGATCACAAGCGACTCAAGGACGGCGATCAGGGCCCCAACACCGGTGGCATGGGAGCATACAGCCCAGTTAGCATCGCCTCGGAGGCGCTGCTCGCGAAGGTCGCCGACCAGGTGTTCGAGCCCACGCTGGCTGCCCTTCGGAATATGGGAGCACCTTATAGAGGAATGCTTTACGCTGGATTGATGATCATGAAGGACGGCAGCATCCGCGTGATCGAGTTCAACTGCCGGTTTGGTGATCCCGAGGCACAAGCAATCCTCCCCGTGCTCCCGGGTGGCGTGCTCCCCGTGCTCCGGTTGGTCGCCGAGGGCGGGTGGATGCCACCGGGGCATACGCTCGGGGACGCCCGGTGCGCCGCGGTCACCACCGTCCTCGCCGCCGCCGGGTATCCGGACAGCCCCCAGAGCGGGGCCCCGATCACCGTGCCGGCCCACCTCGAGGCGGACCCGGACGTCCACGTGTTTCACGCCGGCACGTCGACCGGCAGTGACGGCTCGCTCCAGGTCGCGGGCGGCCGGGTGCTCGCCGTGACCGCCACCGGCCCGACCGTGGCCGACGCGGCGGAGAAGAGCCGGGCGGCGGCCGAGGCGATCGGGTTCGAGGGGAAGCAGTTCCGCCGGGACATCGGCTGGCGGGAGATCTCCAGACGGCGGTAG